The Novosphingobium kaempferiae genome includes a window with the following:
- a CDS encoding DUF1700 domain-containing protein produces MTRNEFIKRLKAGLKGMPQDTVDEIVADYEEHFEAGLAEGRSEEEVAAALGNPSRLARELRFETGFRNWKTERSPSSAWSAILAFMGLATIDILILLPIVLPVLGVMFGLFVAVIACFIGGGFVLIAGPFSGFPGGPLVAILGGLGIMSASVAAGALLTIVSIWIVNAIMWFGRLHYRVLEPAIHSED; encoded by the coding sequence ATGACGCGTAACGAGTTCATCAAGCGCCTGAAGGCGGGCCTCAAGGGCATGCCGCAGGACACTGTCGACGAGATCGTCGCCGACTACGAAGAGCACTTCGAAGCCGGCCTCGCCGAGGGCCGCAGCGAAGAGGAGGTCGCCGCGGCCCTCGGAAACCCGAGCCGCCTTGCCCGCGAACTGCGCTTCGAAACCGGCTTTCGGAACTGGAAGACCGAGCGCTCCCCGTCTTCCGCATGGAGCGCGATCCTCGCCTTCATGGGCCTCGCGACCATCGACATCCTGATCCTGCTGCCGATCGTGCTGCCGGTTCTGGGCGTGATGTTCGGCCTGTTCGTGGCGGTGATCGCCTGCTTCATCGGCGGCGGCTTCGTTCTGATCGCAGGACCGTTCAGCGGCTTCCCCGGCGGCCCGCTGGTCGCCATCCTCGGCGGCCTTGGCATCATGAGCGCTTCGGTCGCCGCAGGAGCCCTGCTGACCATCGTCAGCATCTGGATCGTCAACGCCATCATGTGGTTCGGCCGCCTGCACTACCGCGTGCTCGAACCCGCCATCCATTCCGAAGACTAA
- a CDS encoding GIN domain-containing protein, with translation MLRKLLIVFASGVILSIVAIGAAWVIGGEKLRQDFVNEGWTINLSDQDDHPKGPRKTRTFAIQSGSQLAMEVPVNLEFNRGDKAEMIVEGPADVVDRLVWENGHLSIKGSARIHRGLKVRITAPEIAGLDLDAPGDVNLHGLQQEALNINARGAIDLDASGEVDRMFVSSAGAGDINLGKVQGRDATIRIDGVGDVTIGATGTVDVEINGAGNVTLIRKPQTLRSRINGIGDIDHDY, from the coding sequence ATGCTCAGGAAACTGCTCATCGTTTTCGCCAGCGGCGTGATCCTGTCGATCGTCGCCATCGGCGCGGCTTGGGTGATCGGTGGCGAGAAGCTCCGCCAGGACTTCGTCAACGAAGGCTGGACGATCAACCTCAGCGATCAGGACGATCACCCCAAGGGACCGCGCAAGACCCGCACCTTCGCCATCCAGTCGGGCAGCCAGCTCGCCATGGAAGTGCCGGTGAACCTTGAGTTCAACCGGGGCGACAAGGCCGAGATGATCGTCGAAGGCCCGGCCGACGTGGTCGACCGCCTCGTCTGGGAGAACGGCCACCTCTCGATCAAGGGATCGGCACGCATTCATCGTGGTCTCAAGGTGCGGATCACCGCACCCGAGATCGCCGGGCTCGACCTCGACGCGCCGGGTGACGTGAACCTCCACGGGCTGCAGCAGGAAGCCCTGAACATCAACGCGCGTGGCGCGATCGACCTCGATGCTTCGGGCGAGGTGGATCGCATGTTCGTCAGCAGCGCGGGCGCGGGCGACATCAACCTTGGCAAAGTCCAGGGCCGCGACGCCACCATCCGCATCGACGGGGTGGGCGACGTGACCATCGGCGCCACCGGCACGGTCGACGTGGAGATCAACGGCGCGGGCAACGTGACCCTGATCCGCAAGCCGCAGACCCTGCGCAGCCGCATCAACGGCATTGGCGATATCGACCACGACTACTGA
- a CDS encoding L-threonylcarbamoyladenylate synthase yields MDRATRPEILDAGPDGVAKAARLLREGGLVAVPTETVYGLAARADRDESVAAIYRAKGRPSFNPLIVHVEDLSAGEQLAHFDERAQMLADAFWPGALTMVLPLREGAPIARAVTAGLPTIALRCPAHPVMRAVIAEAGVPLAAPSANRSGGVSPTEVAHVVASLGANVDAVIDGGQCEAGLESTIIALREDGRWQVLRPGPIAEARIAAVLGQDSVPVTSQEIEAPGQLASHYAPGKPVRLNATDAAADEFHIGFGSVSGDMTLSATGDLVEAAARLYAALHAGAAAGQPRIAVAPIPEGDIGAAINDRLRRAAA; encoded by the coding sequence ATGGACCGCGCCACCCGACCCGAAATTCTCGATGCAGGCCCCGACGGGGTGGCCAAGGCTGCGCGCCTGCTGCGTGAAGGCGGACTGGTCGCGGTGCCGACCGAGACGGTCTACGGCCTTGCCGCACGCGCCGACCGGGACGAGTCCGTCGCGGCGATCTACCGCGCCAAGGGGCGGCCGAGTTTCAATCCGCTGATCGTCCACGTGGAAGATCTGTCGGCGGGAGAGCAACTGGCGCACTTCGATGAGCGGGCGCAGATGCTCGCCGATGCCTTCTGGCCCGGTGCGCTGACGATGGTGCTGCCGTTGCGGGAAGGGGCCCCGATTGCCCGAGCCGTCACGGCGGGGCTACCCACCATCGCTTTGCGCTGCCCGGCGCATCCGGTGATGCGTGCGGTGATCGCCGAGGCCGGCGTGCCTTTGGCGGCTCCTTCCGCCAATCGCAGCGGCGGTGTTAGCCCGACCGAGGTGGCGCATGTCGTGGCCTCTCTGGGCGCGAACGTGGATGCGGTTATCGATGGTGGGCAGTGCGAGGCCGGGCTTGAATCTACCATCATCGCGCTGCGCGAAGACGGGCGCTGGCAGGTGCTTCGGCCTGGTCCGATTGCGGAAGCGCGCATCGCCGCCGTGCTCGGGCAGGACAGCGTGCCGGTGACATCGCAGGAGATCGAAGCGCCGGGGCAACTCGCGAGCCATTACGCGCCGGGCAAGCCGGTGCGGCTGAATGCTACCGACGCGGCTGCCGACGAATTTCATATCGGCTTCGGATCAGTTAGTGGCGACATGACCCTCTCGGCCACCGGTGATCTGGTGGAGGCTGCTGCGCGCCTCTATGCCGCGCTTCATGCCGGGGCTGCCGCCGGGCAACCCCGCATTGCCGTCGCGCCGATCCCCGAGGGCGACATCGGCGCTGCCATCAACGATCGCCTGCGCCGCGCGGCGGCCTGA
- a CDS encoding DUF815 domain-containing protein, whose translation MTLPADQSALLTRIAEALERLSPVASTGTDWLAHPAYVWTGSTARWVERLDAPALSLLRGIDSQKERVVTNVERLAAGYAAHDMLLWGSRGMGKSALLRAAVCAADAAYPGGIALVQVAQDALSGVTDLFAALGKVKRSFLVFIDDLGFEEGDGSGPRVLRSWLEGGVEARPANVRLAVTSNRRAIVGRSMAEQDDPINPRDIVDERLALADRFGLSVGFHNCDQDAYLAIIGGYATEFGLEWEPSDALEWSRRRGARSGRVAWQYVNELAGRAGKAI comes from the coding sequence ATGACCCTTCCCGCCGACCAGTCTGCCCTGCTCACCCGGATCGCCGAGGCACTGGAGCGCCTGTCTCCCGTAGCGAGCACCGGGACCGACTGGCTGGCCCACCCCGCCTACGTCTGGACCGGCAGCACCGCCCGGTGGGTGGAGCGTCTCGACGCCCCTGCCCTCTCCCTGCTGCGTGGCATCGACAGCCAGAAGGAGCGCGTCGTGACGAACGTGGAACGTCTCGCTGCCGGATATGCCGCACACGACATGCTGCTGTGGGGCTCGCGCGGCATGGGCAAGTCCGCACTCCTGCGCGCCGCCGTATGCGCCGCCGACGCCGCGTATCCCGGTGGCATCGCGCTGGTGCAGGTGGCGCAGGATGCGCTCTCCGGCGTTACCGATCTCTTCGCCGCGCTTGGCAAGGTGAAGCGCAGCTTCCTCGTCTTCATCGACGATCTCGGCTTCGAGGAAGGCGACGGCTCCGGCCCGCGCGTGCTGCGTTCGTGGCTGGAGGGCGGCGTCGAGGCTCGGCCCGCCAACGTGAGGCTCGCCGTCACATCCAACCGCCGCGCCATCGTCGGCCGCTCGATGGCGGAGCAGGACGATCCGATCAACCCGCGCGACATCGTCGACGAGCGCCTTGCCCTCGCCGACCGTTTCGGCCTCTCGGTCGGTTTCCACAACTGCGATCAGGACGCCTACCTCGCCATCATCGGCGGCTACGCGACCGAATTCGGGCTGGAGTGGGAGCCCTCGGATGCGCTCGAATGGTCACGCCGACGCGGTGCCCGCTCGGGCCGCGTGGCGTGGCAATACGTCAACGAACTGGCTGGGCGGGCGGGCAAGGCGATCTGA
- a CDS encoding PQQ-dependent sugar dehydrogenase, translating into MNPIVKKTAIASSVIVLAAAGFVYWSLTTNTSDLPSDATTGKNPQLVEPKPQWIPSIKLAKPVGWAAGEAPKAAPGLTVARFAEGLDHPRTMLTLPNGDVLVAETNAPAGNKPSGVTGFVMGLMFNRVGAGSPSPDRIVLLRDADGDGKAEGKFTLRAADMHSPSGMAYRDGKLYIANHDKVLEFAFTPGQTVLEGKPLRTMMDLPAAGNHWMRNLLLSEDGKHLYVAVGSASNIAENGMEAETGRAMIWEIDVATARRRQFAVGMRNPNGMGWNPSTGEMWATVQERDMLGPDLVPDYLTNVPVGAQYGWPWVYWKTTFDDRVQWPMQTYMIEYTRKPEYAMGAHVSALGLTFANGGNRMGKGYENGVFIARHGSWNRRPAAGYDVVFVPFDANGNPKDVKPQPVLTGFLKDNGDTRGRPTWVTWDKGGALLVSDDTAGIVWRVMSPGAQPSGAIKPVVTEHLKPREDIKDPTSPEAMQQLMGGFRKEDDKLLP; encoded by the coding sequence ATGAACCCGATCGTCAAGAAGACCGCCATCGCCTCCTCCGTGATCGTCCTGGCTGCGGCCGGGTTCGTCTACTGGAGTTTGACCACCAACACCTCGGACCTGCCGAGCGATGCGACGACGGGCAAGAACCCGCAACTCGTCGAGCCGAAACCGCAGTGGATTCCCAGCATCAAGCTGGCCAAGCCGGTGGGCTGGGCGGCGGGCGAGGCGCCCAAGGCCGCGCCGGGCCTCACCGTCGCGCGCTTTGCCGAGGGGCTGGATCATCCGCGCACGATGCTGACGCTGCCGAATGGCGACGTGCTCGTGGCGGAGACGAATGCTCCGGCGGGCAACAAGCCCTCAGGCGTCACCGGCTTCGTCATGGGGCTGATGTTCAACCGTGTCGGCGCGGGCAGCCCTTCGCCCGACCGCATCGTCCTGCTGCGCGATGCCGATGGTGACGGCAAGGCGGAAGGCAAGTTCACGCTGCGCGCCGCCGACATGCACTCGCCCTCGGGCATGGCCTATCGCGACGGCAAGCTGTACATCGCGAACCACGACAAGGTGCTGGAATTCGCGTTCACACCGGGCCAGACCGTGCTCGAAGGCAAGCCGCTGCGCACGATGATGGACCTGCCTGCGGCGGGCAATCACTGGATGCGCAACCTGCTGCTGAGCGAGGACGGCAAACACCTCTACGTCGCGGTCGGCTCGGCCAGCAACATCGCCGAGAACGGCATGGAAGCGGAAACGGGTCGCGCGATGATCTGGGAGATCGATGTCGCGACCGCACGCCGCCGCCAGTTCGCGGTCGGCATGCGCAACCCGAACGGCATGGGCTGGAACCCCTCCACCGGAGAGATGTGGGCGACCGTACAGGAGCGCGACATGCTCGGGCCTGACCTCGTGCCGGATTACCTCACCAACGTGCCGGTTGGCGCGCAGTACGGCTGGCCATGGGTCTACTGGAAGACCACCTTCGACGATCGCGTACAGTGGCCGATGCAGACCTACATGATCGAATACACGCGCAAGCCCGAGTACGCGATGGGCGCGCACGTTTCGGCGCTGGGGCTGACGTTTGCGAACGGCGGCAACCGCATGGGCAAGGGATACGAGAACGGCGTCTTCATCGCCCGTCACGGTTCGTGGAATCGCCGTCCGGCGGCGGGTTACGACGTGGTCTTCGTGCCGTTCGACGCCAACGGCAATCCGAAGGACGTGAAGCCGCAGCCGGTGCTCACCGGCTTCCTAAAGGACAATGGCGATACCCGTGGTCGGCCGACGTGGGTCACGTGGGACAAGGGTGGCGCGCTGCTCGTCAGCGACGATACCGCCGGGATCGTCTGGCGGGTGATGTCACCGGGCGCGCAGCCCTCGGGGGCGATCAAGCCGGTCGTCACCGAGCATCTCAAGCCGCGGGAGGATATCAAGGATCCGACCTCGCCTGAGGCGATGCAGCAGCTGATGGGCGGATTCCGCAAGGAAGACGACAAGCTGCTGCCGTGA
- a CDS encoding GAF domain-containing protein, translated as MYDFAADTDLPKPELYSSLARAADALVQGEPDPVANMANLAAAIWQFVPDLNWAGFYRTIEDELVLGPFIGKPACIRIPFGVGVCGTAAALGATQVVPDVHAFPGHIACDAASRSELVVPVLRDGKVIAVIDLDSPTPGRFDEEDAVGMQLIAQVAALSI; from the coding sequence ATGTACGACTTTGCAGCAGATACCGACCTTCCCAAGCCCGAACTCTACAGCAGCCTCGCTCGCGCGGCCGATGCGCTGGTCCAGGGCGAGCCCGACCCGGTCGCCAACATGGCGAACCTGGCTGCGGCGATCTGGCAGTTCGTGCCCGATCTCAACTGGGCCGGTTTCTACCGCACCATCGAGGACGAACTGGTCCTCGGCCCGTTCATCGGCAAGCCCGCCTGCATCCGCATTCCCTTTGGCGTCGGCGTCTGCGGCACCGCTGCGGCTCTGGGCGCCACGCAGGTCGTGCCTGACGTACACGCCTTCCCCGGCCACATCGCCTGCGACGCGGCCAGTCGTTCGGAGTTGGTCGTGCCGGTCCTGCGCGACGGCAAGGTCATCGCCGTGATCGACCTCGACAGCCCAACCCCCGGCCGCTTCGACGAAGAAGACGCGGTGGGTATGCAGTTGATCGCGCAAGTCGCCGCGCTTTCCATCTGA
- a CDS encoding glycine zipper 2TM domain-containing protein: MRLPLRAAGLAVLTLAASPALAHEGHSGPAPYYGGYEGRSEYDPRGAQEAWLADCRQRLSSRDSGVGGAVIGGVVGGLAGNRIAGRGNRTAGTVVGAAVGAVAGAAIDKAEDRGRNRDECEAYLDDYYARYNGGGYGPGYAPQGYYPAYGYGYPAQGCCMAQPMMMVPVARPAEPNCTETVEYVYEDVPVRPARRVLPRRSKAVPDKRVKIVPDKRVLVK, from the coding sequence ATGCGTCTTCCCCTGCGTGCCGCCGGTCTTGCGGTACTGACACTGGCCGCCTCCCCGGCCCTCGCGCATGAGGGCCATAGCGGTCCCGCCCCCTACTACGGCGGCTATGAAGGTCGCAGCGAATACGATCCGCGTGGCGCGCAGGAGGCATGGCTCGCCGATTGCCGGCAGCGCCTCTCCTCGCGCGATTCGGGCGTTGGCGGTGCGGTGATCGGTGGTGTGGTCGGCGGTCTTGCAGGCAACCGGATCGCCGGTCGCGGCAACCGTACCGCGGGTACCGTAGTGGGTGCAGCCGTCGGCGCCGTTGCAGGAGCCGCCATCGACAAGGCTGAGGATCGCGGCCGCAACCGCGACGAGTGCGAAGCCTATCTCGACGACTACTACGCCCGCTACAACGGCGGAGGCTATGGCCCGGGCTACGCGCCGCAGGGCTACTATCCCGCCTATGGCTACGGCTATCCGGCGCAAGGCTGCTGCATGGCGCAGCCGATGATGATGGTTCCGGTGGCGCGCCCGGCAGAGCCGAACTGCACCGAAACCGTCGAATATGTCTACGAGGACGTGCCCGTCCGCCCTGCCCGCCGCGTCCTTCCCCGCCGCAGCAAGGCGGTGCCGGACAAGCGGGTGAAGATCGTTCCCGACAAGCGAGTGCTGGTGAAGTAA
- a CDS encoding ParB/RepB/Spo0J family partition protein has protein sequence MNDDPIIRFSIPQPKAAGGAQKPKGLGRGLGALLGETRREEPVAPSGGGGTIAPSRGGLAVLSISDIKPDPHQPRRYFEESALEELAASIAQRGVIQPIIVRPLDNGRYQLVAGERRWRAAQKAQLHEIPALVRELSDREVMALALIENLQREDLNPIEEARAYNRLAELEGMTQAEIARMVDKSRSHVANFQRLLALPDGVIGLVEKGQLSMGHARALIGCDDAEDIADAAVSKQMSVRDVEKLVRKKQRGDVTPRRSARAARNAAEDADIAAVQNHLEEFLGLPVKISADADPSTGTVTIRYATLDQLDLICQRLTGGAI, from the coding sequence ATGAACGACGATCCCATCATCCGCTTCAGCATCCCGCAGCCCAAGGCCGCGGGCGGCGCGCAGAAGCCCAAGGGCCTTGGCCGCGGCCTCGGTGCGCTGCTTGGCGAGACCCGGCGCGAGGAGCCCGTGGCACCTTCCGGCGGGGGCGGCACGATCGCGCCGTCGCGCGGTGGCCTTGCGGTGCTGTCGATCTCCGACATCAAGCCCGATCCGCATCAGCCGCGCCGCTATTTCGAGGAATCGGCGCTGGAAGAACTCGCCGCGTCGATCGCGCAGCGCGGGGTGATCCAGCCCATCATCGTGCGCCCGCTCGACAACGGGCGCTACCAGCTAGTTGCCGGTGAACGTCGCTGGCGTGCGGCGCAGAAGGCGCAACTGCACGAGATTCCCGCGCTGGTGCGCGAGCTGTCCGACCGCGAGGTCATGGCCTTGGCGCTGATTGAAAACCTCCAGCGCGAGGATCTCAATCCCATCGAAGAGGCGCGTGCCTACAACCGCCTTGCCGAACTGGAGGGCATGACCCAGGCCGAGATTGCCCGCATGGTCGACAAGAGCCGCAGCCACGTCGCCAACTTCCAGCGCCTGCTGGCACTGCCGGATGGCGTGATCGGTCTGGTCGAGAAGGGCCAGCTGTCGATGGGCCATGCCCGCGCGCTGATCGGCTGCGACGATGCAGAGGATATCGCGGACGCTGCCGTCTCGAAGCAGATGTCGGTGCGCGACGTGGAAAAGCTTGTCCGCAAGAAGCAGCGCGGCGACGTGACTCCGCGCCGTTCAGCCCGTGCCGCGCGCAACGCAGCTGAGGACGCTGACATCGCGGCGGTGCAGAACCACCTTGAGGAGTTCCTTGGGCTGCCGGTGAAGATCAGCGCCGATGCCGATCCCTCGACCGGTACCGTGACGATCCGCTATGCGACGCTCGATCAGCTCGACCTGATCTGCCAGCGCCTGACTGGCGGGGCGATCTAA
- a CDS encoding ParA family protein — MIRIAIANQKGGVGKTTTAINVATALAATGWRTLLIDLDPQGNASTGIGVGASEREASSYDVLVDKVPVGQCVMPTRIPNLDLLPATVDLSGAEVELVSADDRAHRLQRTLTPELGYDVCLIDCPPSLGLLTLNALNAADTLLVPLQCEFFALEGLSQLLQTVERVQQRFNPDLGIIGIALTMFDRRNRLTEQVSEDVRSVLGKLVFETVIPRNVRLSEAPSHGVPALIYDHACAGSRAYMALARELITRLPEKRKAA; from the coding sequence GTGATCCGGATTGCCATCGCCAACCAGAAAGGCGGCGTCGGAAAGACGACCACCGCGATCAACGTCGCGACGGCGCTTGCCGCGACGGGATGGCGGACGCTGCTGATCGACCTCGATCCGCAGGGCAACGCCTCGACCGGGATCGGTGTCGGCGCGTCGGAGCGTGAGGCGTCTTCCTATGACGTGCTGGTGGACAAGGTGCCGGTCGGCCAGTGCGTGATGCCCACGCGCATCCCCAATCTAGACTTGCTGCCCGCGACCGTGGACCTGTCCGGTGCCGAGGTCGAACTCGTCAGCGCCGACGACCGCGCCCATCGCCTTCAGCGCACTCTCACGCCGGAACTCGGCTACGACGTTTGCCTGATCGACTGCCCGCCTTCGCTGGGGCTGCTGACGCTGAACGCGCTCAATGCCGCAGACACGCTGCTGGTGCCGCTGCAGTGCGAGTTCTTCGCGCTGGAGGGCCTCAGCCAGTTGCTCCAGACGGTCGAGCGCGTGCAGCAGCGCTTCAACCCCGATCTGGGCATCATTGGTATCGCTCTGACCATGTTCGACCGCCGTAACCGCCTGACCGAGCAGGTCTCCGAGGACGTGCGTTCGGTGCTCGGCAAGCTGGTGTTCGAAACCGTCATCCCGCGCAATGTGCGCCTGTCCGAAGCGCCGAGCCATGGGGTTCCGGCGCTCATCTACGATCACGCCTGCGCCGGTAGCCGCGCCTACATGGCGCTTGCCCGTGAGCTGATCACCCGACTGCCCGAAAAGAGGAAAGCGGCATGA
- the rsmG gene encoding 16S rRNA (guanine(527)-N(7))-methyltransferase RsmG — protein sequence MITTEDEAREWLHALPECDDAAMQRLELLVEMLAEENQRQNLVSAASLDQVWLRHIVDSAQLLPHVPRETSSPWMDLGTGAGFPGLVIAALRPECEVVMVESRARRIEWLDRARIAMGLDKARVEGQRLELVETRQAAVISARAFAPLDKLLTLSARFSTSDTVFLLPKGRSAGQELDDLRKWRHVFHVEQSLTDPQAGIIVGTLAGGKDMTR from the coding sequence GTGATAACTACCGAAGACGAAGCGCGCGAATGGCTGCACGCTCTACCCGAATGCGATGATGCTGCAATGCAGCGACTGGAACTGCTGGTGGAGATGCTGGCGGAGGAAAACCAGCGCCAGAATCTCGTTTCCGCGGCAAGTCTGGACCAGGTTTGGTTGCGGCATATCGTCGACAGTGCCCAGCTCCTGCCGCATGTTCCACGTGAAACATCTTCGCCGTGGATGGACCTCGGGACGGGGGCAGGGTTTCCCGGACTGGTGATCGCCGCGTTGCGTCCCGAGTGCGAAGTCGTCATGGTCGAATCGCGCGCACGCCGGATCGAATGGTTGGACCGTGCGCGAATCGCGATGGGTCTGGACAAGGCGCGTGTCGAAGGACAGCGTCTCGAACTGGTCGAAACTCGTCAGGCCGCTGTCATCTCGGCGCGCGCTTTTGCACCGCTTGATAAATTGCTGACGTTATCAGCCCGATTTTCCACAAGTGACACCGTGTTCCTGTTGCCCAAAGGGCGGTCTGCCGGTCAAGAATTGGACGACCTTCGCAAGTGGCGGCATGTGTTCCACGTGGAACAGTCCCTGACGGACCCGCAGGCAGGCATCATTGTCGGCACGCTCGCCGGCGGGAAGGATATGACCAGGTGA